The genomic region CAGCAACCCGATTCCCCGGCCTTCTTGATTCAAGTAGAGCAGCACCCCTCGCCCTTCTTTCTGAATGATCTCCATCGCGGCATGCAATTGATCCCGGCAGTCACAACGGAGCGACCCCAACGCATCAGCGGTCAGACATCCAGAATGGACACGGACAAGGGTCGGCGTTCCACCATCGACGTCCCTTGACCAAAGCAATATGGGTCACTCCATCGATCTGATTCTCGAATGCGACCGCTTCAAATTCGCCGAAAGTCGTCGGCAACCGTGCGCTCGTCACGCGCTTGACGAAGGTTTCTCGCTTCATGCGGTATTCAATCAACGCCTTCACGGTCACGATCTTCAGTTTATGGAGTTTGGCAAACCTCGTTAGCTCGGGAACCGGGCCATGGTCCCGTCGGCGTTCATGATCTCGCAGATCACCCGGCGGGCCGCAGGCCGGCCAACCGAGCCAGATCGACCGATCCTTCCGTTTGTCCGGCGCGTCGGAGCACCCCACCTTTTTGCGCTTTGAGCGGGAAAACATCCCCGGGCCGCGCGAGATCACTCGGCTTCGATTTTGGGTCGATCGCCACGTGAACCGTCGTCGCCCGATCCGCGGCTGATATCCCCGTCGTAATGTCTTTTCGCGCATCGATCGACACGGTGAAGGCCGTCCCGAACGTGGCCGTGTTTTCCGAAGCCTGCTGGGGCAGCTGCAGTTCTTCGACACGCTCCGGTGTCAGGGCCAGGCAAATCAGCCCGCGCGCATGTTTGGCCATGAAGTTGATGGCCCGTGGGTGACCTTTTCAGCGGCCATGACGAGATCACCTTCATTTTCCCGGTCTTCGTCATCGACCAAGATAATGAACTTTCCCCTTTTTTAATATCTCGAATGGCGTCTTCGATGTGATTGAATGGCGTCGGCATAAGGGAACAATTTAGCATTTCAGACTGAACCTTGAATATGGCTTTTTGAGAGGGGTGCTCACGCGTCGGGAGAGCCTCAGGAGGAGAGCTCGGCCGGCGACGACCTGTCGCTCCGCAACGCGACCATCACCGTCCCCCAGGCACACACTGTAAACCCTGCGAAGAGCCAGAGTCCAAGTTCGTAGCTGCCCGAGAATCCCTTCACGGTGCTGATGAGGATCGGCAACAGAAAACCGCCGACGGCACCGGCAGCACCAACCACACCGGACGCCAATCCGATGTCCGCGGGAAACCACCCGGCGACGAGTTGAAACACCACACCGTTACCGAATCCCATCGCTGCTGTTGCCACGACCATCATCGCGATAGCCATCAGATGCGAAGGGCTGACCACCGCCACCACTGCCCCGCAATGACCGGCAGCACATAATAAAGCGTCCGTAGCCCCCTTGCCCGATCCGCCACATAACCGCCGACCGGACGAATCATGCTGCCCATCAGCCCGCAGAGTGCGGCAAGCACCCCAGCCTGAATGGCATCGACACGATACACCTCATGCAGCAACAGCGGCAGAAGGCTGCACAGACCCACGAAACCACCGAACGTGACCGCATAGAGAAAGCAGAGCCAATAGGCTGAACGCTGGCGAACTAATCGCGCCGCACTGTGCCACCATGTCACTGTCTGGAGTCCTGAAACCGGCGCTGTTGGCGGCACGGCCATGCCAAACACCACCAATGTCGCTGCAACCACCCCGGCCATGATGCCACAGACCTGGTGCCAATCCGTCGCCGCAGCCCAGCGCGGCGCCAAGAAGAAAATGAGCACGGTGCCGATATTTCCCGATGCGACAAGACCGAGCACGAATCCTTGCGCCGGCGGCGGGTACGCACGGCTCGCAATAGGGAGCGTCACAGAAAAACTCGCGCCCGCCACGCCGAGGCACACTGAAAAGACCAGTGCGTCTCCATACCCGGTCACACCAAGCCAGCCCCAGCACAACACCAGCAACTCCGCCACGAGAATGGCGAGCGCAGTGGACCGCGCACCAAGCCGATCCGCACTCCACCCGGCTACCATCCGCAACACAGCCCCGCCGAGCAACGGCAAGGACACCAACCAGGCGAGCTCTTGCTCACTGAGCTGCAAGGCCTGAGCGAGCGAAAGACTCATTGCCGCAGCAAGCAGCCACACCATGAAGCTGACCGTCAGATGCAGCCAGGCCCCCACCAGAGGGGCCAATGACCGCTCCTGAGAATGTGCCAGATCTCGGACACGCCCGGCCTCCAGATTGTCCAGCACTATAGGGAGCCCTG from Nitrospira sp. harbors:
- a CDS encoding MFS transporter is translated as MLDNLEAGRVRDLAHSQERSLAPLVGAWLHLTVSFMVWLLAAAMSLSLAQALQLSEQELAWLVSLPLLGGAVLRMVAGWSADRLGARSTALAILVAELLVLCWGWLGVTGYGDALVFSVCLGVAGASFSVTLPIASRAYPPPAQGFVLGLVASGNIGTVLIFFLAPRWAAATDWHQVCGIMAGVVAATLVVFGMAVPPTAPVSGLQTVTWWHSAARLVRQRSAYWLCFLYAVTFGGFVGLCSLLPLLLHEVYRVDAIQAGVLAALCGLMGSMIRPVGGYVADRARGLRTLYYVLPVIAGQWWRWSALRI